From a region of the Nothobranchius furzeri strain GRZ-AD chromosome 12, NfurGRZ-RIMD1, whole genome shotgun sequence genome:
- the nkx1.2la gene encoding NK1 transcription factor related 2-like,a — translation MMSSHKISFSIIDILDPNKFNSKRTNELCIGKEKFPAPNAEGTSLEWDGTAGGDMREEHTDAGEESEDEDPAHAAVTADPILLSPHPYSDSCLSGEQDDGNGKTAASQKDPCSHKRRRPDQSCAKPRRARTAFTYEQLVALENKFRATRYLSVCERLNLALSLSLTETQVKIWFQNRRTKWKKQNPGADSTLQPGSNSLVSVSPNPATCGSSSGSFHQSFSNFSSGSVIFHTGGGVPLSSTGGLLHPFMASGFVQPTYFNSHL, via the exons ATGATGTCCAGCCACAAGATTTCCTTTTCTATAATCGACATATTGGATCCGAACAAATTCAACAGCAAAAGGACAAATGAACTTTGCATCGGGAAGGAGAAGTTTCCTGCGCCAAACGCAGAAGGAACGAGTTTGGAGTGGGACGGCACGGCGGGTGGGGACATGAGAGAAGAGCACACTGATGCAG GCGAGGAGTCAGAAGATGAAGACCCCGCTCATGCTGCGGTCACTGCGGATCCCATCCTTCTCTCCCCGCATCCTTACAGTGATTCCTGTCTCTCCGGCGAGCAGGATGACGGGAACGGGAAGACAGCGGCCTCCCAGAAGGACCCGTGCTCACACAAGCGGCGGCGCCCGGACCAGTCCTGCGCAAAGCCGCGGCGCGCCAGAACGGCCTTCACATACGAGCAACTGGTGGCTCTGGAAAACAAGTTCCGCGCAACTCGGTACTTGTCCGTGTGCGAGAGACTGAACCTGGCTCTGTCCTTGAGTCTGACCGAAACGCAGGTCAAAATCTGGTTCCAGAACaggaggaccaagtggaaaaagcAGAACCCGGGGGCGGACAGCACCTTGCAGCCCGGCTCCAACTCGCTGGTTAGCGTCAGTCCGAATCCGGCAACCTGCGGCTCGAGCTCCGGCAGCTTCCACCAAAGTTTCTCTAACTTCAGCTCTGGGAGTGTGATTTTCCACACAGGCGGTGGTGTTCCGCTTTCTTCCACTGGAGGTCTCCTGCATCCCTTCATGGCTTCAGGATTCGTCCAACCGACTTACTTTAACTCACACCTATGA